From a region of the Arvicanthis niloticus isolate mArvNil1 chromosome 6, mArvNil1.pat.X, whole genome shotgun sequence genome:
- the Chmp6 gene encoding charged multivesicular body protein 6, with protein sequence MGNLFGRKKQSRVTEQDRAILQLKQQRDKLRQYQKRVTQQLERERALARQLLRDGRKERAKLLLKKKRYREQLLDRTENQISSLEAMVQSIEFTQIEMKVMEGLQVGNECLNKMHQVMSIEEVERILDETQEAVEYQRQIDELLAGSFTQEDENAILEELNAITQEQIELPEVPSEPLPDINPEAPAKARSRQAELVAAS encoded by the exons ATGGGCAACCTGTTCGGCCGCAAGAAGCAGAGCCGGGTCACGGAACAGGACAGGGCCATCCTG CAACTGAAGCAGCAGAGGGACAAGCTGAGGCAATACCAGAAGAGGGTCACACAACAGCTGGAGAGGGAGCGGGCTCTGGCCAGGCAGCTGCTGCGGGATGGCAGGAAAGA ACGGGCCAAGCTGCTGCTCAAGAAGAAGAGGTACCGGGAGCAACTGCTCGATAGGACAGAAAACCAGATCAGCAGCCTAGAAGCCATG GTTCAGAGCATCGAGTTCACGCAGATCGAGATGAAGGTGATGGAGGGGCTTCAGGTGGGGAACGAATGTCTGAATAAAATGCACCAG GTGATGTCCATagaggaggtggagaggatcCTGGACGagactcaggaggcagtggaGTACCAGCGG CAAATTGATGAGCTGCTGGCAGGAAGCTTTACCCAGGAGGACGAGAATGCCATCCTGGAAGAGCTGAATGCAATCACTCAG GAACAAATCGAATTACCAGAGGTCCCGTCGGAGCCCCTCCCCGACATAAACCCAG AAGCCCCTGCCAAGGCCAGATCCAGGCAGGCAGAGCTGGTGGCGGCTTCATAA